One Glaciihabitans arcticus DNA window includes the following coding sequences:
- a CDS encoding ABC transporter ATP-binding protein — translation MMSMTTEPDILCLDLVRIFAVQGIEVQALQGLNLRVEKGELVALVGASGSGKSTLLSILSGLDAPTAGSAVVAGSDLPSMTPKQRVQYQRHSVGFVWQQTARNLLPYLSAGENIALAMAVAGSSKRTERIGELLDLLGVSELRDRRPEELSGGQQQRVAIAVALANSPRVLLADEPTGELDEATSAEVLESMERVNIELGVTTLIVTHDPTVSDHVRRTVQIRDGRTSTEVLRSTHTDEHGEEHHLAEEFAVLDRVGRLQLPTEFVGSLDLRDRVRLALEPDHIGVWPGERRASGTPAETSTEEES, via the coding sequence ATGATGTCCATGACAACCGAGCCGGACATCCTCTGCCTCGACCTCGTGCGCATCTTCGCGGTGCAGGGCATCGAGGTGCAGGCACTGCAGGGGCTCAACCTGCGGGTCGAGAAGGGCGAGCTCGTCGCGCTGGTCGGCGCCTCCGGCTCCGGCAAGTCGACGCTGCTGTCGATCCTCTCGGGGCTCGACGCACCCACTGCCGGAAGCGCGGTCGTTGCCGGAAGCGACCTGCCCTCGATGACCCCGAAGCAGCGCGTGCAGTACCAACGCCACTCGGTCGGCTTCGTCTGGCAGCAGACCGCGCGCAACCTGCTGCCCTACCTGAGCGCGGGCGAGAATATCGCGCTCGCCATGGCGGTCGCCGGCAGTTCGAAGCGCACCGAGCGCATCGGCGAACTCCTCGACCTGCTCGGAGTGAGCGAGCTGCGCGACCGCCGCCCCGAGGAGCTCTCGGGCGGCCAGCAGCAGCGCGTCGCCATCGCCGTGGCCCTCGCCAACTCCCCCAGGGTGCTGCTCGCCGACGAACCGACCGGCGAGCTCGACGAGGCCACCTCGGCCGAGGTGCTCGAGTCGATGGAACGGGTCAATATCGAACTCGGCGTCACCACGCTCATCGTCACGCACGATCCGACCGTCTCCGACCACGTGCGAAGAACCGTACAGATTCGGGATGGCCGTACCTCCACCGAGGTCCTGCGCAGCACCCACACCGACGAACACGGCGAAGAGCACCACCTCGCCGAGGAGTTCGCCGTGCTCGACCGCGTCGGCCGCCTGCAGCTCCCCACCGAATTCGTGGGCAGCCTCGACCTTCGCGACCGGGTACGTCTGGCCCTCGAGCCGGATCACATCGGCGTCTGGCCGGGCGAGCGCCGGGCATCCGGAACCCCGGCTGAAACGTCGACGGAGGAGGAGTCATGA
- a CDS encoding ArsR/SmtB family transcription factor — translation MDDELDAVFFALADPTRRAMVAQLARGEATVNELAAPHAMSLPSASRHVKVLEAAGLISKRRDAQFRPCRLEADQLKRADEWMAPYRDFFEPRLDRLEQHLKTRMADKEGN, via the coding sequence ATGGACGACGAACTTGACGCGGTCTTCTTCGCTCTGGCCGACCCCACGCGGCGGGCCATGGTCGCCCAGCTTGCGCGGGGAGAGGCGACCGTGAACGAGCTTGCCGCTCCGCACGCCATGAGCCTGCCGTCCGCATCCCGACACGTCAAAGTGCTCGAGGCAGCCGGTCTCATCAGCAAGCGCCGCGATGCGCAGTTCCGGCCGTGCCGCCTCGAAGCCGATCAGTTGAAGCGCGCAGACGAGTGGATGGCGCCCTACCGCGACTTCTTCGAACCGCGACTCGATCGCCTCGAACAGCACCTGAAAACACGAATGGCCGACAAGGAAGGCAACTGA
- a CDS encoding ABC transporter ATP-binding protein: protein MSDAVLSARGVGRTFATGAGPLHALSDVSFEVHAGELIVLRGPSGSGKTTLLSILGGLDTPTTGSVWYGDQELTALGEAELVEARRRRLGYVFQDFGLIPVLSAAENVELPLRIQGVDPASRATRVAEVLDLVGLSGQSGQRPYELSGGQQQRVGIARALVARPAILLADEPTGQLDSGTAEAMMDLIGSLVASQGVAAVVSTHDPLLMKRADGVIEIHDGHLVPQARGRHAV from the coding sequence ATGAGCGACGCTGTACTCAGCGCACGGGGCGTCGGACGCACCTTCGCGACCGGGGCGGGCCCGCTGCACGCGCTCAGCGACGTCAGCTTCGAGGTTCACGCGGGCGAGCTGATCGTGCTGCGCGGGCCGAGCGGGTCGGGAAAGACGACGCTCCTCTCAATTCTCGGCGGGCTCGACACCCCCACGACCGGCAGTGTCTGGTACGGCGACCAGGAGCTCACGGCGCTCGGCGAGGCGGAGCTCGTGGAGGCGCGGCGACGACGGCTCGGCTACGTGTTCCAGGACTTCGGGCTCATCCCCGTGCTGTCGGCGGCGGAGAACGTGGAGCTGCCGCTGCGGATCCAAGGCGTTGATCCGGCATCGCGCGCTACCCGCGTGGCGGAGGTGCTCGATCTCGTGGGGCTCTCCGGCCAGTCCGGGCAGCGACCCTACGAACTCTCAGGCGGCCAGCAGCAGCGCGTCGGCATTGCGCGTGCACTCGTCGCGCGGCCGGCGATCCTGCTCGCGGACGAGCCAACCGGCCAGCTCGACAGCGGCACGGCCGAGGCCATGATGGACCTCATCGGATCGCTCGTCGCCTCGCAGGGTGTCGCGGCGGTGGTGTCCACACACGATCCGCTGCTCATGAAGCGGGCGGATGGCGTGATCGAGATCCACGACGGACACCTGGTGCCGCAGGCCCGCGGTCGGCACGCCGTCTGA
- a CDS encoding SRPBCC family protein, translating to MERTLTLTRILDAPRELVFEAWTDPTQLDWFYSGNGEVTQPIQLDLHVGGEWRQQMIIDEDTEYITGGVYLEIVPPERIVYRFGAVGGWPDLAVESDGPIITVQLNELVGSTEMLVTVSFPDGVSDARVQQWFDTGIRDGLGQTIDRLVEKFRG from the coding sequence ATGGAACGCACTCTCACCCTCACTCGCATCCTCGATGCTCCGCGCGAACTCGTCTTCGAAGCATGGACCGACCCGACCCAGCTCGACTGGTTCTACAGCGGCAACGGTGAGGTGACCCAGCCGATCCAGCTCGACCTGCATGTCGGTGGGGAGTGGCGGCAGCAGATGATCATCGATGAGGACACCGAGTACATCACGGGCGGGGTCTACCTCGAGATCGTTCCGCCCGAGCGGATCGTCTACCGCTTCGGTGCCGTCGGGGGCTGGCCGGACCTGGCCGTCGAGTCGGATGGGCCGATCATCACGGTGCAGCTGAACGAGCTGGTCGGCTCCACCGAGATGCTGGTCACGGTGTCGTTCCCCGATGGGGTCAGCGACGCGCGTGTGCAGCAGTGGTTCGACACGGGTATCCGCGACGGCCTTGGCCAGACGATCGACCGCCTCGTGGAGAAGTTCCGCGGCTAA